The Methanocorpusculum vombati genomic interval ATCTCCTGCTGCGGTCAGACCGTACGTCCCGGCGACTGGCTGATCGGGGATCAGTCAGGCGTGGTTGTCATCCCCCGCGAACGTGCTTATGAGGTTGCCCGCCGTGCCGTTGAGGTCTTTAAGACCGAGACGCGGGTGCGGGAAGAGATCCGCCGCGGCGGAACGCTGGGAAGTGTTGCACAGTTGCTGCGCTGGGAGAAAAAATAATGGCAGGCAAACCACGGGTCCAGAATCCTTCCGATCCCGTGCTCTGGTGCAAAGAAGCCGCGTCGCGCATCGAAGCAGGAGATCAGAAAGGCGCCATCTACTGTTATGAGGAATCGCTGAAAATCCGGCCAGATGTGCCGGATGTCTGGTACAATCTCGGCCTGCTGCTGGAAACGATCGGGCAGCAGACCGCAGCACTTGGCTGTTACACAAAGTCCTCGGAGATGTTTCCGGGCGACTACCGGTTCTTTGCGGAACGCGCACGACTGCTCGCCGAAGCCGGAAAATATCTTGACGCGGTGGTTGCCGCAGGCGATGCGCTGGCAATCAATCCCCATGCACCGCAGATTCATGCAAACAAGGCGGGATACCTCATCCGCGCCGGAGATGCGGCGGGAGCGGTTGCCGCGGCGGATGCAGCCCTCGCCATTGATCCGGCAAACGCGGCGGCCTTTGCAAACAAAGCAAATGCCCTGGTAGTCCTGGGAAAAACCGGTGACGCGGAGGAAGTTCTCCGCAGCGGAAGAGAGGCGGTGCCCACGGAT includes:
- a CDS encoding tetratricopeptide repeat protein, giving the protein MAGKPRVQNPSDPVLWCKEAASRIEAGDQKGAIYCYEESLKIRPDVPDVWYNLGLLLETIGQQTAALGCYTKSSEMFPGDYRFFAERARLLAEAGKYLDAVVAAGDALAINPHAPQIHANKAGYLIRAGDAAGAVAAADAALAIDPANAAAFANKANALVVLGKTGDAEEVLRSGREAVPTDERIAKMLANLLVRTGKWEEALAVAEEVLLITPEDDEVWSIKGAACAYLGRKDEAVAAFGKAMKINPKEKSYKHNRDAIKNS